The DNA window GCGCCCCTGAAGAGATGCATCAAGACCATCGATCAGTCCTCGAGATGTTCGACGCCTGCGTCAAGCGAACACCACAAGCGGTGGCTCTCGAGTTCGAGAACCACGAAATGACCTACGGAGATCTGGATGCCCGATCAAATCAGCTTGCTCGATTCCTTCGGACGCACGGCGTCGACCGGAACGTTCGTGTTGGGCTGTGCCTACCCCGATGCCCTGAAGCAATCGTCGCCATCCTTGCTGTCATGAAATCCGGAGGCACGTATGTGCCAATTGATCCCCGGTACCCGACTGAGCGACTTACGTTTATCATGGAGGACGCTGGCGTTCCCATCCTGCTCACGCACTCGTCGGTTGCATCCAGGCTCAACACGCCCAGTGTTGACGTCGTGTGTCTCGACCTTGGCGACTCGGAAATCGAAGCCCATAACCCGGATAGCACGAGCTTAGGTCAAGAAACACTCGCCCTCGAGTACGACAGACACCTTGCAGCGTATGTGATTTACACGTCGGGTTCGACAGGGAAGCCGAAGGGGGTCGTCGTTGGGCGCGCCGCCCTCGCGAGCTATGTAGCGTGGGCTCGGCAGTTCTACCTGGGTGGAGAGCCACACGATCTACCCTTTTTCACACCTCTCGCCGTTGACCTCACGGTTACATCCATATTTGGACCCCTGACCACCGGGGGCCGCGTCGTGATCTATGGCGAGGATTCCAATCCGGCGGCCCTGATGACACGGGTCGTTACGGACAACCTGGTGGACGTGATCAAGATGACGCCGTCGCACTATGCGCTGGTTCGTCACCTGAACATCCCCGACTCGCGTGTCAGGATGCTTATTCTTGGTGGGGAAGATCTTGGTTCCGAACTTGCGCGTGACATGCTGCGCACGTTTGGCGAAGACGTACTCGTCTACAATGAATACGGCCCGACGGAGGCGACAGTCGGATGCATGATTCATCGGTTCGACGCCTCCGAGAACACCGGGGAATCCGTACCGATCGGAAGAGCCAGCGCCAGGATGAGGGTCTACGTGCTCGACGAGGGCCAGAATCTCGCACCGAACGGTATAACCGGCGAACTCTACGTGTCTGGGCCACAGCTCGCTTTTGGGTACTTGAACCGTCGCTCCCTGACAGCGGACCTGTTTCAACCCGATCCATTCCACCCCGGTGAGAGAATGTATCGAACAGGTGACAGGGCCTGCCGGCAAGACGACGGTGTCATTAAATACCTCGGACGACTGGACGATCAGGTCAAACTCCGCGGTGCACGAGTCGAGTTGGGTGAAGTCGGAGCCACTCTGTGTCGGCACCCTTCTATACGAAGTGCTGAAGTGACGGTAACCTCGTTCCTTCAGCGGAGCGAGGCTAACAAACACTGCGCACGGTGCGGCCTCCCGTCCAACTACCCGGATGTATCATACGACTCGAATGGTGTCTGCCATCTGTGCCAGGCCTTCGATCGGTACGAGCAGAGGGCTCGTGACTACTTCCGGTCAATGCATCACCTGGAGGAGATCTTCGACCAGAGCAGAGATGCGCACGCCGATGCTCCCTACGATTGTCTTGTGTTGCTAAGCGGAGGCAAGGATAGCACCTATGCCCTTGCCAGACTCGTCGATATGGGGCTCCGCGTTCTCGCATTCACGCTGGACAATGGATACATATCAGAAGGCGCGAAGGACAACATAAGACGTGTTACGGTCGCGCTGGGTGTGGACCACATTTTCGGGCAGACCCCCGCGATGAATGCAATCTTTGTCGATAGCCTCCAGCGCTTTAGTAACGTGTGCAATGGATGCTTTAAGACGATCTACACACTCGCTCTCCAAGAAGCACGGACACGAAGAATCCCGTTGATTGTGACAGGCCTTTCGAGGGGGCAGTTCTTTGAAACACGACTCACCGAGTCTCTCTTCCTCGACGATGACATTGACGCTGGCAAGATCGACAGTATCGTTCTTGAGGCACGAAAGTCATATCACCGTGTCGAAGATGCGGTTTACCGGCTACTTGACGTCGCCGCACTGCAGGATGACACGATCTTCGAGCAGGTCCAGTTTGTGGACTTCTATCGCTACTGCGACGTCAGCCTCGAGGAAATGCTGAATTATCTCGACCAGCGACTCCCGTGGGTGCGCCCGGCCGATACTGGTCGATCGACAAATTGCCTCATCAACAACGTGGGAATCTACGTCCACCAGAAGGAGCGCGGGTTTCACAACTACGCCTTCCCCTATAGTTGGGACGTACGCGTCGGCCACAAGTCGCGCAAGGAAACCATGGAAGAACTTGATGACGAAATCGATGAAGCAGACGTCGACCGCATTTTGCGAGAGATTGGATACGAAGTAGACGCGGTCTATGACGAAGGAAATGAGAACCGACTAGCCGCTTACTATGTCAGCGATGAGCCCCTGCCCACCTCCGAGCTCAGGGCCTTCATTTCGGCCCGGCTCCCGGAGTACATGGTTCCTTCCTACTTCGTGCACCTGGATGCTCTTCCTCTCAATCCAACGGGCAAGGTGGACCGACGGGCTCTTCCCGACCCGACCACGGAAAGACCAGAACTACACACGCCTTACGTAGAACCGCGTACGGATACAGAGCGGCACCTCGCGCGTCTCTGGGCGGAAGCGCTTCATCTGCATGACATAGGGATACGCGACAACTTCTTCGATCTTGGTGGAGACTCCATCACCGCGATACAGATCGTGGCCAGGGCAAACCGTGAAGGAATTCTCGTAAGTCCTGCAATGCTTTTTAGAGGTCAAACTATCGAGGCAGTGGCTGAGGCGCTGGGCAAACCGGACGGGAACCAAGCGGAGCGAGGCGCCGTGGCCGAGAAGGTGGATCCAGAATCTAAGCCTCCATTCGGCGTGAGCGAGTCGCAGCTCAGTCGCATCGCGACCCTGCTAAACATGGCTGACCGTAAGCCCAAGAAATGAAACTAGACAACGTAGCAGACATCTACCCTCTCTCTCCGCTACAGCTTGGAATGCTATTCCACACGCTCGCGGAACCTGAATCTGGCGTGTATGTGTCTCAGCTCGTTATCCGTCTACGGGGTCCAGTAGACTCGTCCATCCTGTCAAATACGTGGTCGGCCTTGGCGCAGCGGCATGCTGTGCTTCGCACAGCGTTCCTGTGGGACGGCCTTGACGAGCCTATGCAGGTAGTGCGGGAGCGGGTCGAAACGCCCTGGTCGGAGGACGACTGGTCCAATCTTGATTCTGAGGTGATTCGCAAGTACCTGCTGGAATTCTTGGCTGCCGATCGTCAGAAGGGATTTGACTTGAGTCGAGCGCCGCTGTTTCGACTACAGATGATCCATTATGGTCGCGACAGCACTCTCCTGGTCTGGTCTTATCACCACATCCTTCTGGACGGATGGTCAACGTTCATCCTACTGGACGACTTGCGTGCCCTCTATTCAGAGGCCGTCGAGGACCGTAGACGAGTACTCGACGAGCCGTTTCTTTTTCGAGCGTACATAGAACACACCCGAAGCAAGAGGAGTGACGACAGCCACGAGTTCTGGAAGAATCTCCTGGGTGATTTCTCGGAGCCAACGCCACTCGGCATAGATCGGACGTCCCCCCCAGGTTCCGGCGGAAGTATTCAGGCTTCAGAGCGTGTGGTGCCATCGAAGACTGCACGCCAGATCACAGAGTTCGCTCGCACTCGCAGGGTCACCATGAGCACGGTCGTGCATGCCGCATGGTCACTGCTGCTCGGCTTCTACTCCGGTCGCCGAGATGTAGTGTACGGCTTCACGATTACCGACAGGCCAGCGGCAGTACCGGGGATTGAGAAGGTGGTGGGCCTTTGTATCAACACGCTCCCTGTTCGCATCCAGATTACGCCGGATCTCACCGTTCGACAATGGATTTTGGATTTGCAGGAGCAGCTGATCGAGATACAGGGCCGCAGCGAGACTCCCTTATTTGAGACGAAGCGTCTAAGCGCAGTTCCAGGTGAGAGACCCCTCTTTGACAGCATTCTCGTCTTCGAGAACTATCCCGTAGGCTCCCTGAAAGAACCCTATGCACTCGAAATCGAAGACGTCGAGCACTTCGAGCAGAGCAATTTTCCAATCGCTCTCCTCTTCCTTCCCGACGATCCGATGCGCGTTAAGATCATGTACGACTCAGGGCGGTTCGCTGCTGAGGACATAGAGACGCTGCTTCGACAGTTCGAGATCGTACTCGATCGTGTGAGTTCAGAAGAGAACTCTCTGGTTCGCGACGTCCAGCTTCCGCCTGAAGAGCTGTCCATCCTGCGTGGTCCCCATGCTGCCGAGGCTACACTCCCCGTCCACCAGCAGTTACTTCGAACTGCTTCCATCCGACCCGACGCGATTGCCGTATCTTGCGACGGAGGGCAGATGTCCTACGGCGATCTCGCACGCAGGTCTGCATCCATCGCAGCACGGCTGGCAAACCTCGGCCTCCAGGCGGACGAGCCGGTCTGTCTCGTGCTGAATCGATCCACAGACATGATTGCGGCGATGATCGGGGTTCTGCGTGCGGGAGGCGCCTACGTTCCGATCGATCCCGATGCCCCCGACCGCCGCGTTGAGAAGCTCGTCGAGGACTGTCGTGCCCGCCTGATAATTGAAAGCAGTGGGTCGGACCGACAAATCGACAACCGCTCTCTGACGCGGATCATCGTCGAAGAGATACAAGATGACGCCGAACGGTACGTGGACCCAAATACAGCACCGTCCGACAGAGCTTATATCCTCTATACGTCCGGCTCGACGGGCCAGCCGAAGGGTGTCGAAGTCACTCACGAGAACTTGTCATCTTCTACTGCTGCGAGGGCCGACTACTATCAGGATTCGCCCAAGTCGTTTCTCCTGCTGTCCTCGTACGTATTCGACAGCTCCGTCGCCGGCATCTTCAGCACACTATGTTCTGGTGGGAAGCTCGTAGTCCCCCAGCCGCGACTCGAGCAGAACGTCGAAGCCCTTGCACGCCTGATACAGGCGGAAACGATCACGCATACGCTCTGCCTTCCTTCGCTATACCGACTAATTCTGAAATTCGCCGATCCAAGCTTTCTGGCGAGCTTAAAGACTGTTATCGTGGCAGGAGAGCCGTGTCCTCCAAGTGTGATACGTCACCACTTCACGGTGCTACCAGATGCGAAGCTGTACAACGAGTACGGTCCGACCGAGGCGACTGTATGGGCCACCGTCGAGCAGTTTGAGGACGCCAACGCCGACGTGTCCATCGGACGTCCAATCCGTGGGATGTCTGTCTACGTC is part of the Rhodothermales bacterium genome and encodes:
- a CDS encoding amino acid adenylation domain-containing protein, producing the protein MPDSGSSGATTSETGRRDRSRQPVRSSSNLTTGQFLMWMGQKLHPDAPLYNMVHAFEINGPLDHGHFARAFQALLDRSDALRIVVDEEGGIPRQRFVAPYRHSIDRVDLSGSPDPDCALDDWVSVRSAAPLDLRASAFDTALITLAPDRHVWYLNQHHLITDIWSTALIYRRVSEYYSLSQSGLLEKAPLLPSFEEYVAYEAAYTSSGRAESVADYWQKQRENLADTCQLYGRRGADLSTRTERVRYDLGAERSAKFRAIGQEPGIQALTAHLSYFSIFAALVLAYMRRVGSRQELTLGTPSHNRPTAAFRETIGLFIEVFPFSVTLAEAETFRSLIRKVQREALTFFRNAQPGTSSAAANRGYNVLLNYLPVSFSSEFAGLPMTSTWVHSGHGDSRHHLRIQVHDLDNTGAFQLYFDFNADLFDSRQRLEAVDHFVHLLDAALGDLDQLIISPSLLDAHQQEVLLESGRAPEEMHQDHRSVLEMFDACVKRTPQAVALEFENHEMTYGDLDARSNQLARFLRTHGVDRNVRVGLCLPRCPEAIVAILAVMKSGGTYVPIDPRYPTERLTFIMEDAGVPILLTHSSVASRLNTPSVDVVCLDLGDSEIEAHNPDSTSLGQETLALEYDRHLAAYVIYTSGSTGKPKGVVVGRAALASYVAWARQFYLGGEPHDLPFFTPLAVDLTVTSIFGPLTTGGRVVIYGEDSNPAALMTRVVTDNLVDVIKMTPSHYALVRHLNIPDSRVRMLILGGEDLGSELARDMLRTFGEDVLVYNEYGPTEATVGCMIHRFDASENTGESVPIGRASARMRVYVLDEGQNLAPNGITGELYVSGPQLAFGYLNRRSLTADLFQPDPFHPGERMYRTGDRACRQDDGVIKYLGRLDDQVKLRGARVELGEVGATLCRHPSIRSAEVTVTSFLQRSEANKHCARCGLPSNYPDVSYDSNGVCHLCQAFDRYEQRARDYFRSMHHLEEIFDQSRDAHADAPYDCLVLLSGGKDSTYALARLVDMGLRVLAFTLDNGYISEGAKDNIRRVTVALGVDHIFGQTPAMNAIFVDSLQRFSNVCNGCFKTIYTLALQEARTRRIPLIVTGLSRGQFFETRLTESLFLDDDIDAGKIDSIVLEARKSYHRVEDAVYRLLDVAALQDDTIFEQVQFVDFYRYCDVSLEEMLNYLDQRLPWVRPADTGRSTNCLINNVGIYVHQKERGFHNYAFPYSWDVRVGHKSRKETMEELDDEIDEADVDRILREIGYEVDAVYDEGNENRLAAYYVSDEPLPTSELRAFISARLPEYMVPSYFVHLDALPLNPTGKVDRRALPDPTTERPELHTPYVEPRTDTERHLARLWAEALHLHDIGIRDNFFDLGGDSITAIQIVARANREGILVSPAMLFRGQTIEAVAEALGKPDGNQAERGAVAEKVDPESKPPFGVSESQLSRIATLLNMADRKPKK
- a CDS encoding amino acid adenylation domain-containing protein; the encoded protein is MKLDNVADIYPLSPLQLGMLFHTLAEPESGVYVSQLVIRLRGPVDSSILSNTWSALAQRHAVLRTAFLWDGLDEPMQVVRERVETPWSEDDWSNLDSEVIRKYLLEFLAADRQKGFDLSRAPLFRLQMIHYGRDSTLLVWSYHHILLDGWSTFILLDDLRALYSEAVEDRRRVLDEPFLFRAYIEHTRSKRSDDSHEFWKNLLGDFSEPTPLGIDRTSPPGSGGSIQASERVVPSKTARQITEFARTRRVTMSTVVHAAWSLLLGFYSGRRDVVYGFTITDRPAAVPGIEKVVGLCINTLPVRIQITPDLTVRQWILDLQEQLIEIQGRSETPLFETKRLSAVPGERPLFDSILVFENYPVGSLKEPYALEIEDVEHFEQSNFPIALLFLPDDPMRVKIMYDSGRFAAEDIETLLRQFEIVLDRVSSEENSLVRDVQLPPEELSILRGPHAAEATLPVHQQLLRTASIRPDAIAVSCDGGQMSYGDLARRSASIAARLANLGLQADEPVCLVLNRSTDMIAAMIGVLRAGGAYVPIDPDAPDRRVEKLVEDCRARLIIESSGSDRQIDNRSLTRIIVEEIQDDAERYVDPNTAPSDRAYILYTSGSTGQPKGVEVTHENLSSSTAARADYYQDSPKSFLLLSSYVFDSSVAGIFSTLCSGGKLVVPQPRLEQNVEALARLIQAETITHTLCLPSLYRLILKFADPSFLASLKTVIVAGEPCPPSVIRHHFTVLPDAKLYNEYGPTEATVWATVEQFEDANADVSIGRPIRGMSVYVCSDDLRPVPIGVAGEILLGGPGIAKGYVNRPEHATRSFVSCVETAGGSPLYRTGDIGRIRPDGRLEYLGRIDGQLKIRGYRIEPEEIENVIVGHKLVREVAVVAVNHSVTEQRFAGHTDRTAHQLVAFLAPSEPSDPRYIADQLRTYAESRLPAYMVPSQYVQVDELPRTASGKIDRKTLADETTLPQRFGDAKAEPQNEQEMILLDVWKKVLGTECIRLDDSFFEIGGDSIRSIEMLSLARQRGLTLPLSVLFGKGTIREMAAMAGGTELKSHDNATRTLSISPIRTEGPLPPLFLIHGVSSNVLHYANLVEHLSTDLPVYAIQGQGLAGARFEVESLSDLGRIYSDDIVAMGLEAPHVVLAYCVGGNLALELAAQLQLKGVNVPLVVMIDALAPNVRPEKPALLQKSLHAVRGGPIQAATAALRYGRALLRIVWRRLQFQLASVATAAGVPVPQGARTVYVSEMNKQIIFDQTPRKYEGDLVLVLRSAANPDLFGEAGWRDFVEGPIETLRVEGSHDFLTDAPDVAAELAQAIQTRIDRLHRGT